The following proteins are co-located in the Solanum pennellii chromosome 1, SPENNV200 genome:
- the LOC107008005 gene encoding uncharacterized protein LOC107008005, with the protein MEISSGLSPRVNSVTSGEGKKDDPNHQKFELESIDLVSHTDHQFLTLSALEILRETVRILRYNSIGFMTIAALLICPVSAVVLSNVLVYQPFVTRLSMRLLLVAKTSGLPLEPFIKQSCHKFSEVVISAVMCFPLYVTLSVLSKAAIVYSVDCTYSRKKFDSQKFYVIMTKIWKRVVVTYLWVCVVIAGCLTLFIVLLVSVSSVFSIMGFPPDLILYPAMIVGMIFSIILANAIIICNIAIVISVLEDDSGPQALLMSSSLIKGQTQVGLLIFLGSTIGMAIVQGLFEHRVKTISYGDGSSRLWEGPLLVILYSFVILIDSMMSTVFYFSCKSYRMETSSEETQPVLEALTISSALAEVQSHV; encoded by the coding sequence ATGGAAATTTCCAGTGGACTGAGTCCTAGAGTGAACTCAGTTACATCAGGTGAAGGTAAAAAAGATGACCCAAATcatcaaaaatttgaattggaATCTATTGATTTGGTTTCACATACGGATCACCAGTTTCTTACTTTGAGTGCTCTAGAGATTTTGAGGGAAACTGTGAGAATTCTGCGGTATAATTCAATAGGTTTCATGACAATTGCTGCATTGCTAATTTGCCCTGTATCTGCTGTTGTTTTATCTAATGTATTGGTCTATCAGCCGTTTGTTACGAGACTGAGTATGAGGTTATTGCTTGTAGCCAAAACAAGTGGGCTTCCACTTGAGCCATTTATCAAGCAGTCCTGTCATAAATTCTCTGAAGTGGTGATTTCAGCTGTAATGTGCTTCCCTCTGTATGTAACGTTATCGGTGTTGTCAAAAGCTGCTATAGTTTATTCAGTTGATTGCACTTACTCTAGGAAAAAGTTTGATTCACAAAAGTTTTATGTCATTATGACCAAGATTTGGAAGCGGGTTGTTGTGACTTACCTGTGGGTGTGTGTTGTGATTGCTGGATGCCTCACATTGTTTATTGTACTTCTTGTTTCTGTGAGCAGTGTTTTCTCGATCATGGGGTTTCCTCCCGATTTAATTTTGTATCCCGCAATGATAGTAGGGATGATTTTCTCTATAATTTTAGCAAATGCTATTATTATTTGCAACATTGCAATTGTGATATCTGTTTTAGAGGATGACTCTGGACCACAAGCATTGCTTATGTCCAGTTCACTCATCAAGGGGCAGACACAAGTTGGACTTCTCATATTTCTTGGATCAACTATTGGGATGGCAATTGTGCAGGGTTTGTTTGAGCATAGAGTGAAGACAATAAGCTATGGAGATGGATCTTCAAGATTATGGGAAGGGCCCCTTTTGGTGATATTGTACTCATTTGTGATACTTATTGACTCTATGATGAGTACTGTTTTCTACTTCAGTTGTAAATCGTATAGAATGGAAACCTCAAGTGAAGAAACTCAACCTGTGCTAGAAGCCTTGACTATTTCTTCAGCATTAGCAGAAGTCCAGTCACATGTTTGA
- the LOC107008261 gene encoding eukaryotic translation initiation factor 5A-3, translating to MSDEEHQFESKADAGASKTYPQQAGTIRKNGYIVIKGRPCKVVEVSTSKTGKHGHAKCHFVAIDIFTGKKLEDIVPSSHNCDVPHVNRTDYQLIDISEDGFVSLLTDNGNTKDDLRLPTDENLLSLIKDGFAEGKDLVVSVMSAMGEEQINALKDIGPK from the exons ATGTCTGACGAGGAGCATCAATTTGAGTCTAAGGCTGATGCCGGAGCATCAAAAACTTACCCTCAACAAGCTGGTACTATTCGTAAGAACGGTTATATCGTCATCAAAGGCCGTCCATGCAAG GTTGTGGAAGTCTCTACATCCAAAACTGGCAAGCACGGTCACGCCAAATGTCATTTCGTTGCTATTGACATCTTCACTGGGAAGAAGCTTGAGGATATTGTCCCCTCTTCACACAATTGTGAT GTGCCCCATGTTAATCGTACAGATTATCAGCTTATTGACATCTCTGAAGATGGATTT GTGAGTCTGCTTACTGACAATGGTAACACCAAGGATGACCTCAGGCTTCCTACTGATGAAAATCTGCTTTCACTG ATCAAGGATGGGTTTGCCGAGGGTAAGGACCTCGTTGTGTCTGTTATGTCAGCTATGGGTGAGGAACAGATTAATGCTTTGAAGGATATTGGCCCCAAGTAA